aagactctgtcctcgtcaggcccgttggtcattgttcttctccagatttcagttctctatctcatatcgaccaggatcaaagaatatccgagcagacgcactttccagaatccaCGACCAGCATGagattgagacaccggccaagatccttcccgatcagatcactatctgtcccatccaatggtccgctcctacagtaaccgccactccagaatccagaactccgccgggctgtccccccaatcgacgtttcatccctgaaaatcaacgggtagatctcattcattccagccatacatctctgggcacaggacatcctggggccaacaacaccctctcgctgctatcccaacgcttttggtggccgaacatggcgagggatgtgagaagatacgtccaaggctgcagagaatgcgctatggcgaagagtcctcgccatctacctgctggtaaactccatcccttgcccatcccaaaccgcccctggtcacacctaggagttgacttcatgacagacctcccattgtctgaaggtaacacctgcattctagtcatcatagatcgattctctaaattctgtcatttgattcctttgaaaggtctacccacagccctagagaccgccgaaaacctgttcaaccacgtctttcgaaattttgggttaccagaagatatagtctcggaccgaggaccccaatttatatccagactatggaaagcattcttcagactcctaggtgtgaccgtaagcctctcgtctggctatcaccctcaaaccaacggccagacagagaggaaaattcaggaagtggggcggttcctcaggaccttctgtcacggtcaccaaaactcctggagccagtttctgggctgggcggaatatgcccagaattccctgcggcaacctaccaccggacttacgccattccaatgtatcctagggttccaacctccactctttccatgggatggcgcaccatctgatgtccccgcagtggattactggttccgggagagcgagagagtctggtacgatgctcatcaccatcttcagagggcagtacgcagaacaaaggaggtatccgataagaggaggattccaggtcccatctatactccagggcagAAGGTCTGGCTTTCCACTcgagatatccgtttgcgactgccctcccgaaaactaagtcccagatttgttggtcccttcaccatcctggaacaggtcaaccccgtcacatataaATTACAGTTAcctccacagtacagaatccaccccacattccacgtgtcccttctaaaaccctttcacgatcctctgattccctccacagagcctggtcatgaagaggaacctcctcccccactgatgttagaagaaggggccatctaccaagtcaaggacatcctacggtcccggcgtcgtggtggtcagcttgaatacctcgtcgactgggaaggatacggtcccgaagaaaggtcatgggtccccagatccgatatattagatcccgcacttatggaagagttccactccaatcacccagaatttcccgcacctcgaggacgaggtagaccaccacgacgtcggaggttcaggccctcaggagcgggccctggggaggggggtaatgtcacggattggccaggctcttccaccaatatcacgcatcgagcaccttcacctgagtattaaccacgcacagctgcacccaatcactcccattcactatataagcacacacctcacttcactcattgtccggtctcgttcctacgaagcggactctgagtgaaccacttcctaggtttcactcccctgtgATCTCatcaaatatacttaccttaactctgtttccttccagtctgtccagtgttcccggtgtcctgtcagcgttgtgtgtctcgtcagtctgtcttccctgcaagtcctctggtgtgtgcattcggtcatccttcagtgtctaTCCTCTCACctggcaaagaggatcatcagttccttcCAAACTCCATTCAACTCTCAATTATTATCCACTTTGCTCATCTGttgtaataaacatcatttatacttacacccctgtttgtccgtctgctttcCATAacagtaatactcactactcctttactcatactttgagtaatatttacaacacatacttttactctacttgcattacatttttaatcaagtAATGGTATTTTAACTCAAGTATAaatttttagtactctttccaccactggttgtCACATGTCTGTATTACCATAcatgtctgtgtaacaaaagatatgatgtgtagatgttaataGTTCTAAACATTGGTGTATTAACACTATAAGGAAATATAGTCGTTtaccataaaatatttaaattaaagtaccgtagatttaacaaataaaaactggcAACCATAGGTGCCTTTTTTTGCCATAAACTTtatggattttatttttacactgtAGGGAAGCACCAATCGCCTACAAGATTTTTATGATATCATATTTAGTATGACTGATAATGATATGAATAGATTTGATAGCCTTGTCTAAGactgaattttatttatatcGTATATCAGAACTGTTATTTTGGGATAAAACTTTTTGGGATAAAAATTTTTTGTTAAGATAAAGCAGCATTTGCCTTTGCTTTCAGCTCCTGAAATAGCTTATAAAACTTATAATTAGTGGTTCTGCTGTCATTAATGCAAAGTAATTCTACAGACGTTACAGTATATTGTCTTCATAAATATCATTTTAACATGATTATTTTCCATCCACATATGATGAACAGGTTACAACTGGTGTGGATCATTTACTATTTTTAAACATCAGCTGATGTCTAATTGTGGATAATGGCTTTTAGGGATTGAAACTCATGACTGGCTCATACATTATGTCATCCTCCTTCTTGTTAGTGCTTTTAGTTAACCACAGATTATCTATCTATACCAGATCAATGTGCATAGAATCACTAATTATTAATGAATTTCATTGTCTTTAGTCTTGCCAGCAATGTCCGGAATGGATGTGTTGATTGAATACACATGAAAGCACATTAAATAAAGTCATACGCTGTCTTCTGACCATTTTAAAAATTTGAGACAAATTTACTTACAGACGAgaattatttatgatttaaacTGAAGTAGCATTTGCTGTCTTATCTGTCTTGACTGTAGAACGATGTCCAATGCAACTCGTCTCTTCCACTTTGTGGACACAAACCAGCATGTGAACACCACGGTGGACATTGAAGCCATTATGAATAAGGTCAGCACCGTCTTCCTCACTATCATCATTCTCCTCGGCACCACTGGGAACTCTGTGGTCATCTGGGTGGCTGGTTTTCGTATGAAGCCCAATGTCACTAATGTATGGTTGGTCAATCTTGCAGCAGCAGATCTGATCTTCTGCCTCGCACGAATCTCTTCACTCATCTCCAAAATCTTCTTTGATTACTGGCCGTTTGGACTCTTTCTCTGCAAGTTCAATGGTTTCTTCAAGTACGCCAACATGTTCTGCAGTGTTTTTCTTCTGGCTGTCATCAGTGTGGATCGAGCACTCTGCGTCTGGTGTCCGGTGTTCACCAGGGAACGACGGACAGTATGTGCTGCTCGTGTTGTCAGTGTGGGAGTTTGGATCATGGCTGTGATCTTTAGTTCTCCATACTTTGTTTATCGGCAAGTCTTTCCTGATAGGAACAACTTGAGCCAATGCTCATTGAAGGTTTGTTTTATGTACTTGTCTGCATAATCCtttgattttaatatattaaatttatatatagtaCATATGTGAActtgaatttacatttttatttgcagGTGAAGGATGCTGGCAGTTTAGATAAGTATGTGTACCACTTTGTTCGTTTCATCTGTGGATTCCTGTTGCCCTTTCTGGTCATCGTTATCTGCTACACACTGGCTGCTGTTGGGATCCGCAGAACGAGACTATCCGGCAAATCAAGACCTCTTCGCATTCTTGCTGTTTTGGTCGGTGCCTTTTTCCTATGCTGGGCTCCATATCACTTTCTAGGGCTGGTCAAGTTGGTGAATGAGGAAAACTTGGCAGTGAAAATAGGATGGAGTATGACTTCAAACTTGGCATATTTTAACAGCTGCATTAACCCACTGCTGTACTTCTGTATGGGATTGGATGTTAGGCAGCTCTGTAAGCAAAGTTTGTCTGGGATTTTTCATAGAGCACTTACAGAGGAAGGTCAACATTTGTACAAGCAATCCATTAGGGAAGAAAGCTGCAGTTCCAAGACCGCAAGTGTTAAGTGTGTAAATAGAGTTTGAGAGTTTCTGCCCTCTCTCTGGTTCATCAAAGGGCGCAATTAGGGTTTTAAGCTCATCCACCTATAAATGCAATCCATTTAAAATAGGTTTTCAAAATCAGTAACAGtacattttatacaatatttaaattgtaatttatgaaATTCATTGTATTTTGAATCCAATTTTCCTTTGTTATTACATGAAGTTGATGATGCTGAGTTAAAAATTAGGGATTCAGGTTACAATTCAATTAAACACTATCAAAACATCTTGATGGAAATTCAGTATAAAGTATACGGCTGAATCAGACTGTCAACATTTTATGCTAATGCAAATACCTCTACTGCTAAAATACAGCAAGCACATTTAGCAGACACAGAAATAACGGTAAATATCTGATAAGAACACACCTATTTTATATTGTCTTTAAGTGAGAAGAGGTGTGCACATATTGTAAATCTCAAAATGCAGACATATTTCATAAAAGTGAAATTTCAAAAAaagattataataatattacacaCAGTATATATTGCACAACACCCATAGTCTCCCGAAATAAAAGGATTAAGTGTACACTTTTGTCATTACTGAAACAATTGTCACTACCAAAATGTcaccaaaaattctgtcatcatttactcaccatacttgtttcaaacatttgtgtgtttcttttatctgttgaacaaaaataagatattttgaaaaaccattgactttcatagtatttatttctcctactatggaagtcaatggcttccaGCTGtcttcaaaaacacaaaaaaagaaacaggtAAAggttggaacaacttgagggtgagtaaatagtgatttaCCCACAGtttaatttgtgggtgaactatccccttaaagtTATACacagattttcagatttttgaacCCATGTACCTTAACCAATCTATTCACCATGTAGCCATGAGAAAGAGGGACGGACATAGGTttaatttctgatttaaaaaatgataaaacaaatctCTCATCAAATGGACTAAGAATTTACGGTTTCAGTAGTGACATAAAAACATtggacacatttaaaaaaataaaatgcaattctttttaaaaattaaataaaaaatttttattttttgaacttcactttttaataataatcaaaacaatatttttaaatcaacaatgggaaaaatacaaacattattttaatattatttttataagttGAAATTTAGGTGTTCCTAAAACTCCCAATTGAAGGTACCCAAtatattacaatgttatattaatctttttaatattttaaatagtattGTGGGTTTCAACGGATAGTGGAATGATCTATAGTAAACACCTATGAATgctaaaatgttttctttaaatgtattttgaatgTGGGACAGCAGTTTGCGGGAATTCTGTAGAATGGGCCATATATGCAACATTATTAATGTGTGTTACTGCATCCAGCCATACTACATTTTGATGACTGTGTATGTCTGTTTGCTAGTTAGCATGATGATGCAGATAAGCCCTGATTTAGAAAGAGAAAGTATTGGCTTAGCATCTTGCATGAAGATACacatgattaattttttttattctgcaactGCAATGTTTACCTGAACAATAAATTTgttcaacaataaaacaataaaaaacaacaaaaacaataaaaaacttaaTCAAGCTAATTATCTTAACAAAAAAGTTTgtactctttttaaaaattgaccCAAAAAGATTTTATTGAACAAAAACTGTTTTATGTTATTATAACGTAACCATAGCAACAGTGGTAACCAGAGCAGGTGGGTAAGAGGTAAGTGGGTAGCCtgagcaaaattacatttttagtacTTTACATCTTTCATAATTGGTGTAAATGTTTGTCAGTTAGTAATGAAAATGCCTGTATATTACAAGTGTATCGTGCATTGTTTAAAGGTGCATCGCTTAAAGATGCCATAGAACAAAAATCTGAATATACGCATAActtaataataagagttcagtacatggaaatggcatACTGTGAGCCAAAAACACCATTGTTTTCTTGTTAACATGTAAATCCTGTGAGTGTGAAGTACAgttgaaaaacaggccaatcagaaccaAAAACagaaggtgcgtcccaaatcgcatactcatgcactattctatgccattttgtagtataaatagtgtaagtagtgcgttcacactgaaaactctaaataataataagtgcactttaattacccggatgatgcactcattcagccggtaaaatgaagtgtgtaatgatggatacttcatgcactcaacgaccgcaggtttgctcacgtagcggaaggggcagagccagggccggagtgggactcctatTCAGCCCTGGAGATTTAAGGCTTAGACCGGCCCACcccagttcacgactgactatattaaaaaaaggtaatttccaatttagtttctaatgacactatcacgtctttttcaaggaaacagctgctttagaacttcaaatgtttttcattagtatgagaacattaaagggtagctaaatctccaacactattcttcaaaacatcacaatgtcctttcctgcaatatctgattatatattctgtgcaaaattctttttATATATCCAGTactttgtaacggtggtcacacaaaaaaaaataaataaaatatgtacacctacataagtaacccaaacagtaatatatgtcttaacatataaaaactaaaaataaattacttagGTGAGGTTCAAATTCCGGTCGACATAatgcaacgtgctgaccactggaccacaatggtgCTATTATGCCAGTGCGTGTGGAAGAAAAAAGTATTGCACTGTCATCTGCAAGACtcttaaccacagtattactttctattgatgacttaatctttttgtcccctttttggatttctgatcaaattatgtcagatttataaatgtagttatttgactgtgaacaatgttgtactttgatagtcaatggctgctaatatgatttcgctatttagagtttgcaaataatacttttatgaaattatattattaaggagaaagtctgaatatgcgaatataaaaccaactttacctctatatgtaagttcacataccctgccgtaagttcaggtgtagttcgctgtcagaatgcttGTTGGTAATTACCCAGGCCTTTAGCTCCGCctttttttccttgtctttgactaggcagaacctcggtttttagcacaacaaagttttgaatctggtaatcatggaacattatttctttcacatgaccacacagaacaaaattgttggcatccaaagacttgtaggccttggCCATCCaaacacttggagcttcaatgtgATGCTTACAGTTGTGAACAATATttattgggagggtgctatcgccgaatcactgtgcttatcactgggtgacacgTTTATATAATACACTTAAAGCACTGTGTAAATAacatatgtaatcaatataacttatttctaagacaacaacaaactctgtaccgcatcggacgtcattccctcgctgtaaatgctagcccTCCtggtttttttctgccacctcttTGCaagcacatcctgaatgtttacaaacatggtaattcgtctattatttgatagtttggtcatttatttcactgacttggcaaccgtcaaacgtcatcagggaaacagcttgaatttccgcttagtaaaaaaaaattgtgttccatttgggacgacactacatacatatactatgattgaatgtgtaagtgcataagtacatagtgcatagtgtatagtgtgccatttgggatgcatcTAGACTAATTATGGGATTATTATTATGACCGCCCCAGGCAGCACTCGACTTGCCACAATGTTTCcaagtgagattacaacaatgatcattttccctTGTTTTAAATCTTGTATTATACTTAATAcatatgtgggactcttattttgaaaacaggaaaTTCTTtaattagttcacccaaatttgctacatatttactcacctttaagtggttccaaacactgaaaaagctattttgaaaaaaaagctgaaaacctgtaaccattgtcttccaaaaaaaatgtataaaaaaaatctggaacaagtgaatggtaggtaaagctgcggtcacactgggcttttcctcccacaCTTTTCCACACTGGGcttttccattcatacgcacgcgaatgcgttagaccggaaacgcggggtcacgcgttaagtttcgcagttcacttcggtgcaaagttcaatcttggtgaactctgacctgcgaaatcgcatcacttgacaaatcgaggatcaaaacatgacctctctggacagaaatttaatacatggagcaatcgctcgcttttttaaatgtctaaacatcttgtttaatcccgccccttttcgcagcgccgtacaacagaatttcgcacacacaaagcccagtgttaagctgcggtcacactgggcttttgtcCCCATAGAATTCCATTGATACGCAcgtgaatgtgtcagaccggaaataCAAGGCCATGCGTCACGTTTCGCAGGTCGctacggtgcaaagttcaagcttggtgaactctgacctgcaaaatcgcatcacttgactgcgtgagaccaatcgaggatcaaaacaagacctctctggacagaaattttaaacatggagcaatcgctcgctttttttaatgtctaatcatcttgtttaatcccgccccttttcgcagcaccgcacaacataatttcgcacacacaaagcccagtgtgaccgcagctttaccgtagcttaaattatgacaaaaatcattggggtgaactatcacatTAAGGAGGAGTAAGCAGATCTGTTAAGCAGGAAGCCATGCATGACCGCAGAATGTTCACAGCTCATCAGAATGCAAGATGTGGGATATGTGGATTACAAATACATTCAATGGCACCCTAAAGAAGTAAAAGGTTTGgttaaatgtatcttttgttagttaAACCCAGTGGtgttcaaccctgttcctggagatcgaccttgatcagctccaaccctgatcaaacacacctgaaccaactaatTAGGACCTGatcagcacttgataattacaggcaggtgtgtttgatatgggttgcaactgaaatctgcaggaaggtcgatctccaggatcAGGGTTTGTCACGCCTGGTTTACCCTGTATATTATGAAATTTGTCTCATATGTTAGAGGCATCagaaacatgtgtttgtttgtattgagGTAACAAACACAACTGCTtaagtgtttaatgcatgtttatgcataatgtcatatcactcagctcttactatAATTTTTCTGGATTCATACGATGCAAGTAAACTTCATAAGACTCACCTGTTTGTgtggaggttgatattaattcctgcttgtgtttttatatacattaaaaCCTTGAAATACTACTTTAAATACGTCTCTGTAGGTCCTTTTTGTTgagtataaaaataatttagccAATAGGAGAAAACAAGGATTTTCTTGTGACATAAAGATAGCTCTCACAAGTGGACAACAGTAGAGATGCgaatgaccaacacaatctcactgcaatctgtaacattttgatttagagACTAATTCAAATgcattcgtacgatctcatttgtacaatttagtacgatttgctcatccccctatGACGATTGGATTTAGGAACGGGGTTGGGTTCCACACCTCCTTTTTACAATCGgacattttcatacgactaaagctgcggtcacacttgacttttccacttgacgaatgcgtcagaccggaaacgcagggtcatgcatcaagtttcgcatgttgctgcggtgcaaagttcaagcttggtgaactctgacctgcgaaatcgcatcacttgactgcgtgagatcaatcgaggatcaaaacaggacccctctggacagaaatttaaaacatggagcaatcgctggcttttttaaatgtctaatcatcttgtttaatcctgccctttttcgcagtgccgcacgacagaatttcgcacgcacaaagcccggtgtgaccgtagcttaaactGACCTAGCGTAAAATactttctcatgagatcaggctggaatgacAGTCTCATTTAAAGTTTTTCTCCCCGACCCTCCCCTTCATTTTTCCTCTCTTGTCAGATGGGATGGGTGGCCAAATCaaaggccaactttggcccgtgcgCCCTAGTTTAGGCATCTCTggttttgagcttgtccacttttgaccagATCCAAAGGTGGTCGAAAATGCATTCAAAGCTAGTTGTGGCTGCTAAACATTATATATACTTTCTCTATTGAGCTCATTCATGAAACCAGTAGCTGGAAATACTGATTTAAACTGTCGTTGCTTATCTTAGGTTTTGTATTAGAggcaaagaaaaatgtataatgtataaaatcTCAACAGTACCAATATGTTTACCAATAAAGTaccaataaaaatagtttttgaaatATGGCTCATATTGTTTCATTCTTTTAAACAGCAGACCACATTCAGTGCCAATGATCTAAGGTTTTTCATTAGATACATGTGTgtgaaagttttattttatgtgtaaagTGTCcaccagaagtggtgttagtgagaccagcagggggtgctcaatctgcaatctgtgtgggtcctaatgccccagtatattgatggggacgccgtcttttggatgagacattaaacaaaTGTCCCGACTCTCTGtagtcgttaaaaatcccaggatgtccttagaTTAGATTAGGGGTATAATCccaaatttgctcactggcctctgtccatcatggcctcctaaccatatcataactggcttcatcactcagtctactctccaccaatcagctagtgtgtggtgtgcaTTCTGACGATGCTGCACACTGGGGGTGGATGACGAGATTCCCTCCAAAAATGTGTAAGATGCTTTAGTACCCAGAAAagggctatataaatgtaagaaattattattattattattattattgaagaaacattcagaaatGCAAGTTTAAACCTCGAAATCTTTGGATAATGCATGCTTTCGATGATCATTGATGATTTTGTGGGCATTTTTGCATGATCAATTCCTCTTATCCTTTGCACATTGTTTTTAATTTACCTAATTTAACAACTttgatgttctaaaatatttaagcgaattttataaaaaaacaacaccatatatacacactatttatattaaaactgtaaaacaaaaaagagTAAAGAGTGGAAAGAATAAAGTGCCTCGGTAGGAGTTCGGAAATAATCATGCTTGTGGATGATTTTTGTAGGATCAATTTAGAAAGAAGGGGTTGAAACTGGACGAAACAGTGTGTAGTGTGGATTCCACTTGTTATTGGATTGACGAAAACGCATCTCAATAGGTGCAAACAGAGCCTAACaattatgctgcggtcacactatagTTTGTGCGtacgaaattctgttgtacagcgctgagaaaatgggcgggattaaacaagataattagacattaaaaaaagagagcgattggtccatgttttgatcttcggttggtctcatgcagtcacgtgatgcgatttcgcaggccagagttcaccaagcttgaactttccaaagcAGCAAAGTGTGAAACTTGCCACACGACCTTTCATTTCcatctgacgcattcgcgtgtgcatgaatgtaagtctatggggagaaaagtgcagagTGACCGCAGCCTAAATCTACTAATTttgttaagtgaagtttatttataaacaaattttgagaggatcacgtgattacgattgatcacggctggtcccgcattaactAACGCTTGATTCaacaatcagatgattcctaactcactataaattacCAGAGTTTTTTGCTTCAGGTATCTTTGCCTTGAAGAATCCCACTTCCACTCCTACTCCTCCAACTTTCCTTTataaggtggcatggtggcccagtggttagcactgatgccttacagcaagaacgtcactgattTAAATCTTTAACAGaccagttgttgtttctgtgcggagtttacacataCACCCAgcgctcatgtgggtttcccctgggttctccggtttcctcccacagtccaaaacaatCCATcacaagtgaattgatcaatctaaaaaatttttttaaattatgagcaCTTTAAGAGCTCATAACCAGCAGTATAGCTCTATATAGCAATTTATAATCTGTCATCAGCTCTAAATAAGGggagagttctcgagacctacctgcaAATGggggggagccccgggctcgagaatcttaggagctcagggctctcttgcGGGACAGCAAAATTATTTTGCAAGTGTGTATTTCAAAGTACaccattctgtgtgtgtgtgtgtgtgtgtgtgtgtgtgtgtgtgtgtgtgcgtgtgcgtgtgtgtgtgatttgcttGATGACTACTATTCATGACTTTCAAATATAGTCAACACCAACAAAATCATATCAGGGCCAATTCCTAGGGTTGGAGATTGACCTTTAAacccatttctggagattttttgtgtttacctaatcagtatattttttatttagatatcagagaacaatttaacatagCATATGAATGCATTCTATGGCAGAcccttttaatattatattttcatcAGTCAAGGGTGATGAACGTGAACGCTACAGCTCTTTTAAAGCTTTGGTTGAAGTTGAACATCACTTTTATTCATACTGTAGGGTGGGTCCAAATCGCAAGACAATGTCAGATACGGTAAGTGCCATATGCAAATAGACCATGAATACATTTCCataaatgtgtttctgttttaCCTTCCGCTCATGCTTAGAGAAGATATTTATTGATGACCATGAATCTAAAATACACCCATAAGCAGAAATGAGCTTACCCTGGCGTGATGTCAGTAAAATACCCACTATATATTTCTGGCATAACAATATCACATTTTATTCATGCAAAGCTCTTGTTGACTTGTTCAAGAAGGATTACTGCAGTAGTGTACACTAAAGATAATATTTGATGCAGTTTACAGGTAAGAAAAGCATCCATTTCAAACCTAATGAAACCATCCTTAACATTCATTGCAATTCTTTGctgttgttcttgttgttttcAGGTGATGCACTGTTTTTCCTCTGATATTTTTGTATTCTGTAATTATCTACATAACTTTTAAAAGTACTTTGCAAAAACGTGCATaattttctgaaatgtaaaatgCTTGTATCTCTGATTAAAACAGAAACCCTCAAAATCTAGACCTGTGAATCCTTCCACTTTCA
This DNA window, taken from Danio aesculapii chromosome 19, fDanAes4.1, whole genome shotgun sequence, encodes the following:
- the LOC130247055 gene encoding C3a anaphylatoxin chemotactic receptor-like; this encodes MSNATRLFHFVDTNQHVNTTVDIEAIMNKVSTVFLTIIILLGTTGNSVVIWVAGFRMKPNVTNVWLVNLAAADLIFCLARISSLISKIFFDYWPFGLFLCKFNGFFKYANMFCSVFLLAVISVDRALCVWCPVFTRERRTVCAARVVSVGVWIMAVIFSSPYFVYRQVFPDRNNLSQCSLKVKDAGSLDKYVYHFVRFICGFLLPFLVIVICYTLAAVGIRRTRLSGKSRPLRILAVLVGAFFLCWAPYHFLGLVKLVNEENLAVKIGWSMTSNLAYFNSCINPLLYFCMGLDVRQLCKQSLSGIFHRALTEEGQHLYKQSIREESCSSKTASVKCVNRV